The nucleotide window GAAAGAGCGGGTCCACCGGCGGGCCGCTCACCGCCCGGCCCGCTTGCGACGGCGCGAAGACGCCCAGGTGGCAGGGGCAGGCCAAGGAGGGCTGGCTCGAGCGGTAGTTGAAGCCCAGGGCCACCGCCTCGGTGTCGCGGCGGTAGACGACGGTGCAGCCC belongs to Deinococcota bacterium and includes:
- a CDS encoding ubiquinol-cytochrome c reductase iron-sulfur subunit, which produces GCTVVYRRDTEAVALGFNYRSSQPSLACPCHLGVFAPSQAGRAVSGPPVDPLFRVELRAEEGALYAVGLERREG